One window of Saccharopolyspora phatthalungensis genomic DNA carries:
- the pspM gene encoding phage shock envelope stress response protein PspM codes for MKSRKHELAQLGEAALEQLRGPVLSEVRRKFASWRDPRARLLRQRKRAKRAAASSTVAAGAFGAGSFVAASTPTIWAELGDLGWLLQDVATFGLGGVAVASGVGAVSAGLRYRRLKKTPLPDPLPEPVALPPQGSEAREPMQRLRDAEQSLRGALAQLTSAGAGSAATDARSTADSAAAELRRVADRLVAVEAAIPHAPAAEKPALRADVRRLRAELDEGLDGYGTLVAAAGRAVAASGAPEQKHLMLDATDRLAGLAAGLRELFGPGGPAPDPRRRSDPA; via the coding sequence GTGAAGTCCCGCAAGCACGAGCTGGCGCAGTTGGGTGAGGCCGCGCTGGAACAGTTGCGCGGGCCCGTCCTTTCCGAGGTGCGCCGGAAGTTCGCCAGCTGGCGCGATCCGCGGGCACGGTTGCTCCGGCAGCGAAAGCGCGCCAAGCGTGCCGCGGCGAGCAGCACGGTCGCGGCCGGGGCGTTCGGGGCGGGTTCCTTCGTCGCGGCGTCCACGCCGACGATCTGGGCGGAGTTGGGCGATCTGGGGTGGTTGCTCCAGGACGTGGCGACCTTCGGCCTTGGCGGGGTCGCCGTTGCCAGCGGTGTAGGGGCGGTCAGCGCCGGGTTGAGGTACCGGCGGCTCAAGAAGACGCCGCTGCCCGACCCGTTACCGGAGCCCGTGGCGCTGCCGCCGCAGGGGTCGGAGGCGCGGGAGCCGATGCAGCGGCTGCGAGACGCCGAGCAGAGCCTGCGTGGTGCGTTGGCGCAGCTGACGTCGGCGGGTGCGGGCAGCGCCGCAACCGACGCGCGGAGCACTGCGGACAGCGCGGCGGCGGAGCTTCGGCGCGTCGCGGACCGGCTGGTCGCCGTGGAGGCGGCGATCCCGCACGCGCCAGCGGCGGAGAAGCCCGCGCTGCGGGCTGACGTGCGGCGGCTGCGGGCGGAGCTGGATGAAGGACTCGACGGATACGGCACCTTGGTCGCGGCGGCGGGCCGGGCGGTGGCCGCCAGCGGTGCGCCGGAGCAGAAGCACCTGATGCTGGATGCGACCGATCGCTTGGCCGGGCTTGCGGCGGGTTTGCGGGAGTTGTTCGGTCCAGGTGGGCCGGCGCCGGATCCGCGGCGCCGATCCGATCCGGCCTGA
- a CDS encoding uracil-xanthine permease family protein: MALWTVHGNGRRPVPDAVVASGERLSWPLTVGFGLQHLLAMFGTTTLVPLLTGFPVTTTLLLSGLGTLLFLLLTRNRVPSYLGASVAFVVPLGAAADEAGASPSALLGGVMVVGLVVIAVGVAVKALGVRLLESAMPPVVTGAIVLMIGLSLAPQSVSSFDQQRLPAALTLGTVVLLTVISRGMAGRAAVLIGVLVGWSYAAVAGELAEERVQELAAAPWFGFPQLIAPQVHISVMPFVLPLVIVLVAEHVAHLKAVAAMSGRDLDPHVGDALIGGGLATALSGSAGGSALSSYAANIGVMAATRVYSTAACMVAALAAIVLSFSPKLGALINTIPLGVLGGATLVLFGLLALVGARIWLDARVDFADPVNLVVLGTAVIAGVGDLTLQVGELRVTGMVWGSVGIVLVYPLLRRLADARNAAQQS, encoded by the coding sequence GTGGCGTTGTGGACCGTGCACGGCAACGGTCGACGCCCGGTGCCCGATGCCGTCGTCGCCTCCGGGGAACGGCTGAGCTGGCCGCTGACCGTCGGTTTCGGGTTGCAGCACCTGCTGGCGATGTTCGGCACCACGACGCTCGTGCCGCTGCTCACCGGCTTCCCCGTGACGACCACCCTGCTGCTCTCCGGCCTCGGCACCCTGTTGTTCCTGCTGCTCACCCGGAACCGGGTGCCCAGCTACCTGGGCGCGTCGGTGGCCTTCGTGGTGCCGCTGGGGGCGGCGGCGGACGAGGCCGGCGCAAGCCCGTCCGCGCTGCTCGGCGGGGTCATGGTGGTCGGCCTGGTGGTGATCGCCGTTGGGGTGGCCGTCAAGGCGCTGGGCGTGCGGCTGCTGGAGTCCGCGATGCCACCCGTGGTGACGGGAGCGATCGTGCTGATGATCGGGCTCAGCCTGGCGCCGCAGTCGGTGTCCTCGTTCGACCAGCAGCGCTTGCCCGCGGCGCTGACGCTGGGCACGGTCGTGCTGCTCACGGTCATCAGCCGGGGCATGGCCGGGCGGGCCGCGGTGTTGATCGGGGTGCTGGTCGGGTGGAGCTACGCCGCGGTGGCCGGCGAGCTGGCCGAGGAACGCGTGCAAGAGCTGGCCGCCGCGCCCTGGTTCGGATTTCCCCAGCTGATCGCCCCGCAGGTGCACATCTCGGTGATGCCGTTCGTCCTGCCGTTGGTGATCGTGCTGGTCGCGGAGCACGTCGCGCACCTCAAGGCGGTCGCCGCGATGAGCGGCCGCGACCTCGACCCGCATGTCGGCGATGCGCTGATCGGCGGCGGGTTGGCCACCGCGCTGTCCGGCTCGGCGGGTGGCTCGGCGCTGAGCAGCTACGCGGCGAACATCGGGGTCATGGCGGCGACGCGGGTGTACTCGACGGCCGCGTGCATGGTCGCCGCGCTGGCCGCGATCGTGCTGTCGTTCTCCCCTAAGCTCGGTGCCTTGATCAACACCATTCCGCTCGGGGTGCTGGGCGGTGCGACGCTGGTGCTCTTCGGACTGCTCGCGCTCGTCGGGGCGCGGATCTGGCTGGACGCCAGGGTGGACTTCGCGGACCCGGTGAACCTGGTGGTGCTCGGCACGGCCGTGATCGCCGGCGTCGGCGACCTGACGCTGCAGGTGGGTGAGCTCCGGGTCACCGGCATGGTGTGGGGCTCGGTCGGCATCGTGCTGGTCTACCCGCTCCTGCGCCGCCTCGCCGACGCCCGCAACGCCGCCCAGCAGAGCTGA
- a CDS encoding DNA-formamidopyrimidine glycosylase family protein: protein MPEGDTVFFTCHRLHEALAGQVLTRGELRHPQLSTMDLTGRGVHEVRPVGKHLLIRFDDGHTLHSHLRMDGAWHLYSPEARWRRPGHQVRAVLGTAGKLAVGFNLHDLRWLPTKAESRLIGHLGPDLLDPEWGDEHAAEAIRRLTADTGRELGRALLDQTVMAGVGNLYKTEVCFLLGRSPWTPVAEIDAARAVRLCRELLLRNAWHPEQSTTNRLRRGTQHWVYGRRTCLRCGARVRRGTQGEDVEARVTYHCPHCQP from the coding sequence CTGCCCGAAGGCGACACGGTCTTTTTCACCTGCCACCGGCTGCACGAGGCACTGGCCGGGCAGGTCCTGACCCGCGGCGAGCTGCGACACCCGCAATTGTCCACTATGGACCTCACGGGGCGCGGCGTGCACGAGGTGCGGCCGGTCGGCAAGCATCTGCTGATCCGCTTCGACGACGGCCACACCCTGCACAGCCACCTCCGCATGGACGGTGCTTGGCACCTCTACTCGCCCGAAGCCCGGTGGCGGCGACCCGGGCACCAGGTGCGGGCGGTGCTAGGCACCGCCGGAAAGCTCGCGGTCGGGTTCAACCTGCACGACCTGCGCTGGTTGCCGACCAAGGCGGAATCCCGGTTAATCGGCCACCTGGGACCGGACCTGCTCGACCCGGAATGGGGCGACGAGCACGCGGCCGAGGCGATCCGGCGGCTGACCGCCGATACCGGCCGGGAGCTCGGGCGCGCGCTGCTGGATCAGACCGTCATGGCCGGGGTCGGCAACCTGTACAAGACGGAAGTGTGCTTCCTGCTGGGCCGATCTCCGTGGACGCCGGTCGCGGAGATCGACGCGGCCCGCGCGGTGCGGCTGTGCCGGGAGCTCTTGCTGCGCAACGCCTGGCATCCCGAGCAGTCGACCACCAACAGACTGCGCCGCGGCACCCAGCATTGGGTGTACGGCCGACGCACCTGCCTGCGTTGCGGCGCCCGGGTCCGCCGTGGCACCCAGGGCGAGGACGTCGAAGCCCGCGTCACCTACCACTGCCCGCATTGCCAACCATGA
- a CDS encoding LysE family translocator, protein MNTTAFWAFVLVALIGVLTPGLDTMLILRHSLLGGRRVGVATFLGINLGCLIWGTASVAGLSALLTASQLAYDIVRVAGAAYLLWLGGSALWKSLPRNRVPQAQEVPAEPVRLTAWAALRSGMVTNLLNPKVGVFYVSLLPQFLPAGPAALAWGPLLVATHISIGLLWSTALVWVAGRARALFERQRVRAWLDRVTATVLVGLGLKLAVEGR, encoded by the coding sequence ATGAACACGACGGCGTTCTGGGCGTTCGTTCTCGTCGCGCTTATCGGCGTGCTGACGCCCGGCCTGGACACCATGCTGATCCTGCGGCATTCGCTGCTCGGCGGGCGCCGAGTCGGGGTGGCGACGTTCCTCGGTATCAACCTCGGCTGCCTGATCTGGGGCACGGCGAGCGTCGCGGGCCTAAGCGCGCTACTCACCGCCTCCCAGCTGGCCTACGACATCGTGCGGGTGGCGGGTGCGGCCTACCTGCTCTGGCTGGGCGGCTCCGCGTTGTGGAAGTCGTTGCCCCGCAACAGGGTGCCGCAAGCCCAGGAGGTCCCGGCCGAGCCCGTCCGGCTGACCGCATGGGCAGCGCTGCGCTCCGGGATGGTCACGAACCTGCTCAATCCCAAGGTGGGCGTGTTCTACGTGAGCCTGCTGCCGCAGTTCCTGCCGGCCGGCCCCGCCGCGTTGGCCTGGGGACCGCTGCTGGTGGCCACGCACATCTCGATCGGGCTGCTGTGGTCCACCGCGCTGGTGTGGGTCGCCGGTCGGGCCCGCGCGCTGTTCGAGCGGCAGCGGGTGCGCGCCTGGCTGGACCGGGTGACGGCGACGGTGCTGGTCGGCCTGGGGCTGAAGCTGGCGGTCGAGGGGCGGTGA
- a CDS encoding ParA family protein encodes MQTVAVLSLKGGVGKTTVVLGLASAAMRRGVRTLVVDLDPQCNATACLEPEKTAKGLSDVLADPSPEVLRAAVTGSSWGEEVDVLVGSEDAESHNGQHDGKHLSCLTDALSELDGLIAEGELPYQLILLDCPPSLGRLTRSALIAADRALLVTEPTIFAVSGVQRAFEAVQAERQSNNPDLQPLGVIVNRVRPRSHEHQFRIDELRDIFGPLVMPVALPDRLAVQQAQGACMPIHQWGTPGAREVALAFNLLLARTLRAARPRRTELSDDELLDGVE; translated from the coding sequence GTGCAGACGGTGGCAGTGCTGAGTCTCAAGGGTGGCGTGGGCAAGACGACCGTGGTGCTCGGGCTTGCCTCGGCCGCCATGCGCCGCGGGGTTCGGACGTTGGTCGTCGACCTCGATCCGCAGTGCAACGCGACCGCATGTCTGGAACCGGAGAAAACCGCCAAGGGGCTCAGCGACGTCCTGGCCGATCCGAGCCCGGAGGTGCTGCGGGCGGCGGTGACCGGCAGCTCCTGGGGCGAAGAGGTCGACGTCCTGGTGGGCTCCGAAGACGCCGAGAGCCACAACGGCCAGCACGACGGCAAGCACCTGTCCTGCCTCACCGACGCACTGTCCGAACTGGACGGTTTGATCGCCGAGGGCGAGCTGCCGTACCAGCTGATCCTACTGGACTGCCCGCCGTCCCTGGGGCGGCTCACCCGCTCGGCGCTGATCGCCGCCGACCGCGCGCTGCTGGTCACCGAGCCGACGATCTTCGCGGTCTCCGGCGTGCAGCGGGCGTTCGAGGCCGTGCAGGCCGAACGGCAGTCGAACAATCCCGACCTGCAGCCGCTCGGCGTCATCGTCAACCGAGTGCGGCCGCGCTCGCACGAGCACCAGTTCCGCATCGACGAACTGCGGGACATCTTCGGGCCGCTGGTGATGCCGGTCGCGTTGCCCGACCGGCTGGCCGTGCAGCAGGCGCAGGGCGCATGCATGCCGATCCACCAGTGGGGCACCCCGGGCGCGCGGGAGGTCGCGCTCGCGTTCAACCTGCTGCTCGCTCGCACCCTGCGGGCGGCTCGGCCGCGCCGCACCGAACTGAGCGATGACGAGTTGCTGGACGGCGTGGAATGA
- a CDS encoding class I SAM-dependent methyltransferase, which produces MRSDAVYQVLETELADVRRRRGGRPPLVLDVGGGSGVWAVPLASAGCSVTVVDPSPNALATLQRRAADAGVADHITPLQGDTDALAALSPEGGADLVLAHGLLEVVDDVDVAVSALAAVTAPGGAVSVLVANRYAAVLGWALAGRLVEALQLIQDPDGRLDAASDTLQRRFDTDGLRQALAVAGLTVELIQGQAVLSDLVPGSALDNNPRAAEAMAELERVAALRSPLRDIATRLHAIARRSA; this is translated from the coding sequence ATGAGATCCGACGCCGTCTACCAGGTGCTGGAAACCGAACTCGCTGATGTGCGGCGGCGACGCGGTGGGCGTCCGCCGCTGGTCCTCGACGTCGGTGGCGGCAGCGGCGTCTGGGCTGTGCCATTGGCCTCGGCGGGCTGTTCGGTCACGGTCGTCGATCCGAGCCCCAACGCGTTGGCCACGCTCCAGCGCCGGGCCGCCGACGCCGGGGTGGCCGATCACATCACCCCGTTGCAGGGCGACACCGACGCGTTGGCGGCGCTGAGTCCGGAAGGCGGCGCCGATCTGGTTCTCGCGCACGGCCTGCTGGAGGTCGTCGACGACGTCGACGTCGCGGTCTCGGCGCTGGCCGCCGTCACCGCGCCCGGCGGCGCGGTCTCCGTGCTGGTCGCAAACCGGTACGCGGCAGTCCTCGGATGGGCGCTGGCCGGGCGTCTCGTCGAGGCGCTGCAGTTGATCCAGGACCCGGACGGACGGCTCGACGCCGCCTCGGACACCTTGCAGCGCCGGTTCGACACCGACGGCCTGCGGCAGGCCCTGGCGGTCGCCGGGTTGACCGTGGAGCTCATCCAGGGGCAGGCAGTGCTCAGCGACCTGGTCCCCGGATCGGCGCTGGACAACAACCCCAGGGCGGCCGAGGCGATGGCCGAGCTGGAGCGGGTTGCGGCCCTCCGCTCGCCGCTGCGTGACATCGCGACCCGCCTGCACGCCATCGCCCGCCGATCCGCCTGA
- a CDS encoding DUF3040 domain-containing protein, producing MPLSEHEQRQLEQIERALYAEDPKFASTVRGGRLHRPSRRRRLQGIAVFVLGLALLVIGAVIPALRPADIPVLSVVGFLVMFGGAVIVLSALRGAGDDIESGSENGGGGRPKRGAPNRSAGRSSFAQRMEERFRKRFEQ from the coding sequence ATGCCACTCTCCGAGCACGAGCAGCGACAGCTCGAACAAATCGAGCGCGCGCTCTACGCCGAGGACCCCAAGTTCGCCTCCACCGTGCGCGGAGGACGGCTGCATCGCCCATCCAGACGCCGGCGGCTGCAGGGCATCGCCGTCTTCGTCCTGGGGTTGGCCCTGCTGGTAATCGGTGCGGTGATCCCGGCCCTCAGGCCGGCCGACATCCCCGTATTGAGCGTGGTCGGCTTCCTCGTGATGTTCGGCGGAGCAGTGATCGTCCTGTCCGCGTTGCGCGGCGCCGGGGACGACATCGAATCGGGATCGGAAAACGGCGGTGGTGGCCGGCCGAAGCGGGGCGCGCCGAACCGCAGCGCTGGACGCAGTTCCTTCGCCCAGCGCATGGAGGAGCGTTTCCGCAAACGCTTCGAGCAATAG
- a CDS encoding transglutaminase family protein yields the protein MTANRALIDTSLVATAAGALAVLCSAAAFAGVLADGRWMFPAVLTVVGVAAVGALGRRFRRRLALTGLAQLIGLLLILTALFCDQAVLGVLPGPAAIGELGDQLARAGELVRTGVPPVPAEPALQALVCLGLGVVALVVDVIVVTLRSPAVAGLMLLCVFAIPASLADDMLPWWTFTAGALGYAVLLASGGQHRKWRRHEDRNRVAHTLFGRTTVAVAGTAGVIALLTGAAFTGVGTEGRLPGAVPEQFSGTDGIGLQPFTSLRGQLNRDRVVELFRVRGLRQDSYLRAMTLRKFDPQRGWELEGLTQGVDAGVDLPLPEGTTIGRGIPERVEIQPIGYRDPWLPVFGTPNAVTGMGPNWRYDPAAGIVFTQINQESRPYVERATIPDPTPEELRSARGPMPITAAYLDTSGTPPQVADLARRLTATAPTPFDKAVALNRYFTDPANGFRYDLKTAPATGGDALSDFLFRGKRGFCEQYASSMAVLLRAVGIPSRVAIGFTPGYRDGDERVITTEDAHAWVEAYFPGWGWQTFDPTPLSDGRTALPGFLHRELNPARQLPSQMPGQAPSIAPPTAGPVPWAERPDGADAGAAHPPGETAGASPWPITIGVLVLGLALLATPAVVREARRRRRLHAVAAGAEGAAGTAWREVLDECQDRGTRPAATETARLVATGLIEHYGLDESGTKAMRALVVAVEREWYAPPGQAPEATLPETLHGVLDSLRRAAPLDLRSRLFPRSVLQLRQANS from the coding sequence GTGACCGCGAACCGGGCCCTCATCGACACGTCGCTGGTGGCGACCGCGGCCGGGGCGCTGGCGGTGCTGTGCTCGGCGGCCGCGTTCGCCGGGGTGCTGGCCGACGGCCGGTGGATGTTCCCGGCGGTGCTCACCGTGGTGGGCGTCGCCGCTGTGGGGGCATTGGGACGCCGGTTTCGCCGGCGGCTGGCGCTGACCGGGCTCGCGCAGCTGATCGGCCTGCTGCTGATCTTGACGGCACTGTTCTGCGACCAGGCGGTGCTCGGTGTCCTGCCCGGACCGGCTGCCATCGGCGAGCTCGGCGACCAGCTGGCCAGGGCCGGTGAGCTGGTGCGCACCGGGGTTCCGCCGGTGCCCGCCGAGCCGGCCTTGCAGGCCCTGGTCTGCCTCGGGCTGGGCGTGGTCGCGCTGGTCGTGGACGTCATCGTGGTGACCTTGCGCAGTCCGGCGGTGGCCGGGCTGATGCTGCTGTGCGTCTTCGCCATTCCGGCCTCGCTGGCCGACGACATGCTGCCGTGGTGGACCTTCACCGCCGGCGCGCTCGGCTACGCGGTGCTGCTGGCCTCCGGCGGGCAGCACCGCAAGTGGCGTCGGCACGAGGACCGCAACCGGGTGGCGCACACCCTGTTCGGTCGCACCACCGTCGCGGTCGCCGGCACCGCCGGCGTGATCGCCCTGCTGACCGGCGCGGCGTTCACCGGCGTCGGCACCGAGGGCCGGTTGCCGGGGGCGGTGCCGGAGCAGTTCAGCGGCACCGACGGCATCGGGTTGCAGCCATTCACCTCGCTGCGCGGCCAGCTCAACCGAGATCGCGTCGTGGAGCTGTTCCGGGTTCGTGGCCTGCGGCAGGACAGCTATCTGCGGGCGATGACGCTGCGGAAGTTCGACCCGCAGCGCGGGTGGGAACTGGAGGGCCTCACCCAGGGCGTCGACGCCGGCGTCGACCTGCCACTGCCGGAGGGCACCACCATCGGCCGCGGTATCCCGGAGCGGGTCGAGATCCAGCCGATCGGCTACCGGGACCCGTGGCTGCCGGTGTTCGGCACCCCCAATGCCGTCACCGGCATGGGGCCGAACTGGCGTTACGACCCGGCCGCCGGGATCGTGTTCACCCAGATCAACCAGGAAAGCCGCCCCTACGTCGAACGCGCGACGATTCCCGACCCCACCCCGGAGGAGCTGCGCAGCGCGCGGGGGCCGATGCCGATCACCGCGGCCTACCTCGACACCTCGGGGACCCCGCCGCAGGTGGCCGACCTGGCCAGGCGACTGACCGCGACCGCCCCCACCCCGTTCGACAAGGCGGTCGCGCTCAACCGTTACTTCACCGACCCGGCCAACGGTTTCCGCTACGACCTGAAGACCGCTCCGGCGACCGGCGGCGACGCCCTGTCCGACTTCCTGTTCCGCGGCAAACGCGGGTTCTGCGAGCAATACGCCTCCTCGATGGCGGTCCTGCTGCGGGCCGTCGGAATCCCGTCCCGGGTGGCCATCGGCTTCACTCCCGGATATCGGGACGGCGACGAGCGGGTGATCACCACCGAGGACGCGCACGCCTGGGTCGAGGCGTATTTCCCGGGCTGGGGCTGGCAGACCTTCGACCCGACGCCGCTGAGCGACGGCCGCACCGCGCTGCCCGGGTTTCTCCACCGCGAACTGAACCCGGCGCGGCAGCTGCCATCACAGATGCCCGGTCAAGCCCCGTCGATCGCGCCACCCACGGCCGGTCCGGTGCCCTGGGCCGAGCGCCCCGACGGCGCCGATGCCGGGGCGGCGCACCCACCCGGCGAGACGGCGGGTGCCAGCCCGTGGCCGATCACCATCGGCGTCCTCGTGCTCGGACTGGCGCTGCTCGCGACGCCTGCGGTGGTGCGGGAGGCGCGCCGGAGGCGGCGGCTGCACGCGGTCGCGGCAGGCGCGGAGGGTGCTGCCGGGACCGCTTGGCGGGAGGTGCTGGATGAGTGCCAAGATCGAGGCACCCGGCCGGCGGCGACCGAGACCGCACGACTGGTCGCGACCGGGCTCATCGAGCACTACGGCCTGGACGAGTCCGGCACCAAGGCCATGCGAGCGCTGGTAGTGGCGGTGGAACGGGAGTGGTATGCACCACCGGGGCAGGCGCCGGAGGCGACGCTGCCGGAGACATTGCACGGCGTGCTGGACAGCCTGCGTCGCGCGGCGCCGCTGGACCTCCGCTCGCGCCTGTTTCCTCGCTCAGTGCTGCAGCTCCGCCAAGCGAACTCGTGA